A genome region from Solirubrobacter pauli includes the following:
- the glyA gene encoding serine hydroxymethyltransferase codes for MTALQPDYFDRPLAEVDPEVAEAIGHELERQQRTLEMIASENFVPQAVLECQGSVLTNKYAEGYPGKRYYGGCEYVDIIEQLAIDRAKSLFGAEHANVQPHAGAQANTAVYHALLQPGDRIMGLSLAHGGHLSHGMKLNVSGRLYDIVPYEVSPEDHRIDMDEVERLAKEHRPKLLVAGWSAYPRVLDFARFREIADEVGALLMVDMAHFAGLVAAGVHPSPVPHADVVTTTVHKTLGGPRSGLILSREEYAKKINSAVFPGQQGGPLEHAIAAKAVALKIAASDLFKERQQRTVAGAQAVAAELLQAGSGVNVLTGGTDVHLVLVDLRDSELDGQQAEDRLHSIGITVNRNAVPFDPRPPMVTSGLRVGTPALATRGLQQEDFEEVGKLIARALQPDFETAKAELTERVTAIADKFPLYAQLGTPTAV; via the coding sequence ATGACCGCCCTGCAGCCCGACTACTTCGATCGGCCGCTCGCCGAGGTCGACCCCGAGGTCGCCGAGGCCATCGGCCATGAGCTGGAGCGCCAGCAGCGCACGCTGGAGATGATCGCTTCAGAGAACTTCGTGCCCCAGGCCGTGCTCGAGTGTCAGGGCTCCGTCCTGACCAACAAGTACGCCGAGGGGTACCCGGGCAAGCGCTACTACGGCGGCTGCGAGTACGTCGACATCATCGAGCAGCTCGCGATCGACCGGGCGAAGTCGCTGTTCGGCGCCGAGCACGCCAACGTCCAGCCGCACGCGGGCGCGCAGGCCAACACGGCCGTCTACCACGCGCTGCTGCAGCCGGGCGACCGGATCATGGGTCTGAGCCTCGCGCACGGCGGTCACCTGAGCCACGGCATGAAGCTCAACGTGTCCGGCCGGCTGTACGACATCGTCCCGTACGAGGTCTCGCCGGAGGATCACCGGATCGACATGGACGAGGTCGAGCGCCTCGCCAAGGAGCACCGCCCGAAGCTGCTGGTCGCGGGCTGGTCGGCCTACCCGCGCGTGCTGGACTTCGCGCGCTTCCGCGAGATCGCCGACGAGGTCGGCGCGCTGCTGATGGTCGACATGGCGCACTTCGCCGGGCTCGTCGCCGCGGGCGTGCACCCGAGCCCCGTGCCGCACGCCGACGTCGTCACCACGACCGTGCACAAGACCCTCGGCGGCCCGCGCTCCGGCCTCATCCTGAGCCGCGAGGAGTACGCGAAGAAGATCAACTCCGCGGTCTTCCCGGGCCAGCAGGGCGGCCCGCTCGAGCACGCGATCGCCGCCAAGGCCGTCGCGCTCAAGATCGCCGCGAGCGACCTCTTCAAGGAGCGCCAGCAGCGCACGGTCGCGGGCGCCCAGGCCGTCGCCGCCGAGCTGCTGCAGGCCGGCAGCGGGGTCAACGTGCTGACCGGCGGCACCGACGTGCACCTCGTGCTCGTCGACCTGCGCGACTCCGAGCTGGACGGCCAGCAGGCGGAGGACCGGCTGCACTCGATCGGCATCACCGTCAACCGCAACGCGGTGCCGTTCGACCCGCGCCCGCCGATGGTCACGAGCGGGCTGCGCGTCGGCACGCCCGCGCTGGCCACGCGCGGCCTGCAGCAGGAGGACTTCGAGGAGGTCGGCAAGCTGATCGCCCGCGCGCTGCAGCCGGACTTCGAGACCGCCAAGGCGGAGCTGACCGAGCGCGTCACCGCGATCGCCGACAAGTTCCCGCTCTACGCGCAGCTCGGCACGCCCACTGCCGTCTAA
- a CDS encoding RNA polymerase sigma factor, producing the protein MDDDELLARSVHDPAAFGTFYERHERLVLGYFVGRVRDSELAADLAAETFATALLAARKYRGDGAPASAWLLGIARHVLLGSVRKARVQDRARRRLGMEPIVLDDALLERIARIDMETLLARLGPDQAEAVRARVLDDEDYGVIAARLRCSESVVRQRVSRGLARLRTMVEEEA; encoded by the coding sequence ATGGACGACGACGAGCTCCTCGCCCGCAGCGTGCACGATCCCGCGGCCTTCGGGACGTTCTACGAGCGCCACGAGCGGCTGGTGCTCGGCTACTTCGTGGGCCGCGTGCGGGACTCCGAGCTCGCGGCGGACCTGGCCGCCGAGACGTTCGCCACGGCGCTGCTGGCCGCCCGCAAGTACCGCGGCGACGGCGCGCCCGCGTCGGCCTGGCTGCTCGGCATCGCGCGGCACGTCCTGCTCGGGTCGGTGCGCAAGGCCCGCGTGCAGGACCGCGCGCGGCGGCGCCTGGGCATGGAGCCGATCGTGCTCGACGACGCGCTGCTGGAGCGGATCGCCCGGATCGACATGGAGACGCTGCTCGCCCGGCTCGGCCCCGACCAGGCCGAGGCCGTGCGCGCCCGCGTCCTCGACGACGAGGACTACGGCGTGATCGCCGCGCGGCTGCGCTGCTCGGAGAGCGTCGTCCGCCAGCGCGTGAGCCGCGGGCTGGCCCGGCTGCGCACGATGGTCGAGGAGGAAGCCTGA
- a CDS encoding L-threonylcarbamoyladenylate synthase, translated as MSPAEAAALGACVAAGGVAVFPADTVYGLACDPDDADAIAKLYALKGRAPDKPSATMYFDLESVPAAGERTDAVVRRLLPGGVTLILPGGLGVRVPFLAPVGRPIMQSSANFSGGPDARRLDDVPQAIRDAADLVIDGGELPGTPSTVIDLRTYEDDGQWVILREGAVPAGLVRSLIS; from the coding sequence ATGTCGCCCGCCGAAGCGGCCGCGCTGGGCGCGTGCGTCGCCGCGGGCGGCGTCGCCGTCTTCCCGGCCGACACCGTGTACGGGCTCGCGTGCGATCCCGACGACGCGGACGCGATCGCCAAGCTCTACGCGCTGAAGGGCCGGGCGCCGGACAAGCCGTCGGCGACGATGTACTTCGACCTCGAGTCGGTGCCCGCGGCGGGCGAGCGGACGGACGCGGTCGTGCGGCGGTTGCTGCCCGGCGGCGTGACGCTCATCCTGCCCGGCGGGCTCGGCGTGCGCGTGCCGTTCCTGGCGCCGGTCGGCCGGCCGATCATGCAGTCGTCGGCGAACTTCAGCGGCGGGCCCGACGCGCGGCGGCTCGACGACGTGCCGCAGGCCATTCGCGACGCCGCCGACCTCGTGATCGACGGCGGCGAGCTGCCGGGCACGCCGTCGACGGTGATCGACCTGCGCACGTACGAGGACGACGGCCAATGGGTGATCCTGCGCGAGGGCGCCGTGCCCGCGGGGCTCGTCCGGTCGCTGATCTCCTGA
- the prmC gene encoding peptide chain release factor N(5)-glutamine methyltransferase, which translates to MPLAATSVRDALDSATIPLTAAGCENPRLDAEVLLAAAMGIDRLELVVDSRREISGAQARVFMDFVRRRRNREPVAYITGRKGFRWIELAVDRRVLIPRPETEFVVEAALSLPAGARVIDVGTGSGAIALALKQERPDLDVVATDVSADALDVARGSALRLGLDVTFVHADLWGDLEADAIVSNPPYVESGARLMPDVAQFEPHGALFGGGDGLDVIRRLVTAPVGFLALEHGQGQADAIEALLREAGFGDVSRVRDLAGIERVAVARRADLGGAA; encoded by the coding sequence GTGCCGCTCGCGGCCACTTCGGTCCGCGACGCGCTGGACTCCGCGACGATCCCCCTGACCGCGGCGGGCTGCGAGAACCCGCGGCTGGACGCCGAGGTGCTGCTGGCGGCGGCGATGGGCATCGACCGGCTGGAGCTGGTGGTCGACTCGCGGCGCGAGATCAGCGGCGCGCAGGCGCGTGTGTTCATGGACTTCGTGCGCCGCCGGCGCAACCGCGAGCCGGTCGCGTACATCACCGGTCGCAAGGGCTTCCGCTGGATCGAGCTGGCCGTGGACCGGCGGGTGCTGATCCCGCGCCCCGAGACCGAGTTCGTGGTCGAGGCGGCCCTGAGCCTGCCCGCCGGCGCGCGCGTGATCGACGTGGGGACCGGCTCGGGCGCGATCGCGCTGGCCTTGAAGCAGGAGCGCCCGGACCTGGACGTGGTCGCCACCGACGTGTCCGCGGACGCGCTCGACGTGGCACGGGGCAGCGCGCTCCGGCTCGGGCTCGACGTGACGTTCGTCCACGCCGACCTGTGGGGCGACCTCGAAGCCGACGCGATCGTCTCCAACCCGCCCTACGTGGAGTCGGGCGCGCGGCTGATGCCGGACGTGGCGCAGTTCGAGCCGCACGGCGCCCTGTTCGGTGGCGGGGACGGCCTCGACGTGATCCGCCGTCTGGTCACCGCGCCGGTCGGCTTCCTGGCGCTCGAGCACGGCCAGGGGCAGGCGGACGCGATCGAGGCGCTGCTGCGTGAGGCGGGCTTCGGCGACGTGTCGCGCGTGCGCGACCTCGCGGGCATCGAGCGCGTCGCGGTGGCGCGGCGCGCGGACCTGGGCGGCGCGGCGTGA
- the prfA gene encoding peptide chain release factor 1 has translation MIESLVEQIEARFTEAEASMSLPEVIGDRERFAEAGRVYNRLAPAYKLAGEWRLAQSDFEGAKELLEEEEDPDLRAELEDARARIERLEEEIRLAMVERDPNDDKNVIVEIRGGAGGDEAGIWAGDLYRMYQRYADRLGYKFETMDASDGAYTFEIKGDAAYSIFKYEGGTHRVQRVPETESQGRIHTSTATVAVLPEVEDVEVEINQNDLQIDVYRSSGPGGQSVNTTDSAVRITHKPSGIVISMQDEKSQLQNRERAMKILRAKLYEAELQKQQDALSAERKSQVGTGDRAEKIRTYNYPQRRITDHRINLTVHNLEAVLGGELDEISSALQDAEKRRRLEEQAVS, from the coding sequence GTGATCGAGTCCCTCGTCGAGCAGATCGAAGCGCGCTTCACCGAAGCTGAGGCGTCGATGTCCCTCCCCGAGGTGATCGGGGACCGGGAGCGCTTCGCCGAGGCCGGGCGCGTCTACAACCGCCTCGCGCCCGCGTACAAGCTGGCGGGGGAGTGGCGGCTCGCGCAGTCGGACTTCGAGGGCGCGAAGGAGCTGCTCGAGGAGGAAGAGGACCCCGATCTGCGCGCCGAGCTCGAGGACGCGCGGGCGCGCATCGAGCGTCTGGAAGAGGAGATCCGGCTCGCGATGGTCGAGCGGGACCCCAACGACGACAAGAACGTGATCGTCGAGATCCGCGGCGGCGCCGGCGGCGACGAGGCCGGCATCTGGGCGGGCGACCTGTACCGCATGTACCAGCGCTACGCCGACCGGCTCGGCTACAAGTTCGAGACGATGGACGCGTCGGACGGCGCGTACACGTTCGAGATCAAGGGCGACGCCGCGTACTCGATCTTCAAGTACGAGGGCGGCACGCACCGCGTGCAGCGCGTGCCCGAGACCGAGTCCCAGGGCCGCATCCACACGTCCACGGCGACGGTCGCGGTGCTGCCCGAGGTCGAGGACGTCGAGGTCGAGATCAACCAGAACGACCTGCAGATCGACGTGTACCGGTCGAGTGGGCCCGGCGGCCAGTCGGTGAACACGACGGACTCGGCCGTGCGCATCACGCACAAGCCGTCCGGGATCGTGATCTCGATGCAGGACGAGAAGTCCCAGCTGCAGAACCGCGAGCGGGCGATGAAGATCCTGCGCGCGAAGCTCTACGAGGCCGAGCTGCAGAAGCAGCAGGACGCGTTGTCGGCCGAGCGCAAGTCGCAGGTCGGCACGGGCGACCGCGCGGAGAAGATCCGCACGTACAACTATCCGCAGCGCCGGATCACCGACCACCGCATCAACCTCACCGTCCACAACCTCGAAGCCGTGCTCGGCGGCGAGCTGGACGAGATCAGCTCCGCGCTGCAGGACGCCGAGAAGCGGCGCCGGCTCGAAGAGCAAGCGGTCTCGTAG
- a CDS encoding DUF1385 domain-containing protein has product MSNSPEQRDAPVGGQAVLEGVMMRGVSTWSVATRGKDGEIAVETHPVVSWVTRSRALRWPVIRGVVALAQSMSIGFKALEISANAQEDPDAPPIGKGTWAFTIVAALALATGLFFAVPVLLTSLIKEQLGSAWLFWLVEGVVRTVIFLGYIWLLARAKDLFRLFQYHGAEHKTISCYEAGQPLTVEHVQRFGRLHPRCGTSFLLVVMVVAIFVFAPVGLPAWWILLLTRIVGVPLVAGIAFELIKFAGRNRGRAWVQLIIWPGMQLQKLTTREPEDDQVVVAITALEAVLAVEDPRAASDDARVGVEVAA; this is encoded by the coding sequence GTGAGCAATAGCCCGGAGCAGCGCGATGCGCCCGTCGGCGGCCAGGCCGTCCTCGAGGGCGTGATGATGCGTGGCGTCTCCACCTGGTCGGTGGCGACCCGCGGCAAGGACGGCGAGATCGCCGTCGAGACCCATCCGGTCGTGTCCTGGGTGACGCGCTCGCGCGCCCTCCGCTGGCCGGTGATCCGCGGCGTGGTCGCGCTCGCGCAGTCGATGTCGATCGGCTTCAAGGCGCTCGAGATCAGCGCCAACGCGCAGGAGGACCCGGACGCCCCGCCGATCGGCAAGGGCACGTGGGCGTTCACGATCGTCGCCGCGCTGGCCCTGGCCACCGGCCTGTTCTTCGCCGTCCCGGTGCTGCTGACCAGCCTGATCAAGGAGCAGCTCGGCTCCGCCTGGCTGTTCTGGCTCGTCGAGGGCGTCGTCCGCACGGTCATCTTCCTCGGCTACATCTGGCTGCTCGCGCGCGCCAAGGACCTGTTCCGGCTCTTCCAGTACCACGGCGCCGAGCACAAGACGATCTCCTGCTACGAGGCGGGGCAGCCGCTGACGGTGGAGCACGTGCAGCGCTTCGGGCGCCTGCACCCGCGCTGCGGCACGTCGTTCCTGCTCGTGGTGATGGTCGTCGCGATCTTCGTCTTCGCGCCCGTCGGCCTGCCGGCGTGGTGGATCCTGCTGCTCACGCGGATCGTCGGCGTGCCGCTGGTCGCCGGGATCGCGTTCGAGCTGATCAAGTTCGCCGGGCGCAACCGCGGGCGTGCGTGGGTCCAGCTGATCATCTGGCCCGGCATGCAGCTGCAGAAGCTGACGACGCGCGAACCCGAGGATGACCAGGTCGTCGTCGCCATCACGGCGCTGGAAGCGGTGCTGGCGGTCGAGGATCCGCGCGCGGCTTCCGACGACGCGCGTGTGGGGGTCGAGGTCGCGGCCTAA
- the rpmE gene encoding 50S ribosomal protein L31 — MKTEIHPEYAEATVRCTCGNEFVTRSTKGDMHVEICSNCHPFYTGKQKLVDTGGRVERFQRKLAKSGSARAKK; from the coding sequence ATGAAGACCGAGATCCACCCCGAATACGCAGAGGCCACCGTGCGCTGCACTTGCGGGAACGAGTTCGTTACGCGTTCCACCAAGGGCGACATGCACGTGGAGATCTGCTCCAACTGCCATCCGTTCTACACCGGCAAGCAGAAGCTTGTCGACACGGGTGGGCGCGTCGAGCGCTTCCAGCGCAAGCTGGCGAAGAGCGGCTCGGCCCGCGCGAAGAAGTAA
- a CDS encoding CARDB domain-containing protein: MIRWRRIIGLCAALLVLVVPAADAAGLGKATLGSCDPKAGEAVFQGRMSALRDTRMQLRFTLQVSDRRARWRAVAADGFGEWITVPAGYGKYTYDKTVEGLLPGSNYRAVVNFRWRTAKGKTVRSERATSPVCKVPDARPDLVLRTVADDSAGYVAEVVNRGRSAAGPFDVAFIVGGVPLGSARVAGLAPGESIDVFMPGAPCRDGEALEAVVDPRSEVDESSEENDSLTASC; this comes from the coding sequence ATGATTCGCTGGAGGCGCATCATCGGGCTCTGCGCTGCCCTGCTCGTCCTGGTCGTACCGGCGGCGGACGCCGCGGGGCTCGGCAAGGCCACGCTCGGCAGCTGCGATCCCAAGGCGGGGGAAGCCGTCTTCCAGGGGCGGATGTCCGCGCTGCGCGACACCCGGATGCAGCTGCGGTTCACGCTGCAGGTGTCGGACCGCCGGGCGCGCTGGCGTGCGGTCGCGGCGGACGGCTTCGGCGAGTGGATCACCGTCCCGGCCGGCTACGGCAAGTACACGTACGACAAGACGGTCGAAGGGCTGCTGCCGGGATCGAACTACCGCGCCGTCGTGAACTTCCGCTGGCGCACGGCCAAGGGCAAGACCGTGCGCAGCGAGCGGGCCACGTCGCCGGTCTGCAAGGTCCCCGACGCACGGCCGGACCTCGTGCTGCGCACCGTCGCCGACGATTCCGCCGGCTACGTCGCGGAGGTCGTCAACCGCGGGCGCTCGGCGGCCGGCCCGTTCGACGTCGCCTTCATCGTCGGCGGCGTGCCGCTGGGCTCCGCGCGGGTCGCCGGGTTGGCGCCCGGCGAGTCGATCGACGTCTTCATGCCGGGAGCGCCGTGCCGGGACGGGGAGGCGCTCGAAGCGGTCGTCGATCCGCGCTCGGAAGTGGACGAGTCCAGCGAGGAGAACGACTCGCTCACGGCCTCCTGCTGA
- a CDS encoding Zn-dependent hydrolase, which yields MPSYDWERPLADLKELAALTGGPDGARRLAWSDDWRTAREWLLKKLDETDASVERDVAGNLWATIPGQSEQVVVVGSHIDAVPHGGWLDGCLGVCAALEVLRAHKGETPQVTLKLVDWADEEGARFGRSLLGSSAAAGTLVPDDVRHLKDAAGVTLPDALAENGIDLDTMGQAELPPIAAYLELHIEQGPSLEEAGKPAAAVIGCFGVERHSITFSGKASHAGSTPMNLRRDAFLAAARFGLAARESAIDRGGVATIGTVTAEPGIPTIINQRCEVTLDQRAFTREQLRDMLADVKSAADRIADEDGVTVEWKRIWQIDPIPFDETLVDLAAQAVGEVTGDEDPPRLPSGALHDAAEVARRYPTVMVFSSSIDGVSHNPTEDTAEDDLRVALQAFGRLYDLSAGMISAP from the coding sequence ATGCCCTCCTACGACTGGGAACGTCCGCTCGCAGACCTCAAGGAGCTCGCGGCGTTGACCGGCGGCCCCGACGGCGCGCGCCGGCTGGCGTGGAGCGACGACTGGCGCACCGCGCGCGAGTGGCTGCTGAAGAAGCTCGACGAGACCGACGCCTCGGTCGAGCGTGACGTCGCCGGCAACCTGTGGGCGACGATCCCGGGCCAGAGCGAGCAGGTCGTCGTGGTCGGCTCGCACATCGACGCGGTGCCGCATGGCGGCTGGCTCGACGGCTGCCTGGGCGTGTGCGCCGCGCTCGAGGTGCTGCGCGCCCACAAGGGCGAGACGCCGCAGGTCACGCTCAAGCTCGTCGACTGGGCCGACGAGGAGGGCGCGCGCTTCGGCCGCAGCCTCCTCGGCTCCTCCGCCGCCGCGGGCACGCTCGTCCCCGACGACGTGCGCCACCTCAAGGACGCCGCCGGCGTCACGCTCCCGGACGCGCTCGCCGAGAACGGCATCGACCTCGACACCATGGGCCAGGCGGAGCTCCCGCCGATCGCCGCCTACCTGGAGCTGCACATCGAGCAGGGCCCGAGCCTGGAGGAGGCCGGTAAGCCCGCCGCGGCGGTGATCGGCTGCTTCGGCGTCGAGCGCCACAGCATCACCTTCAGCGGCAAGGCCAGCCACGCCGGCTCGACGCCGATGAACCTGCGCCGCGACGCGTTCCTCGCCGCGGCCCGCTTCGGCCTCGCGGCCCGGGAGTCGGCGATCGACCGCGGCGGCGTCGCCACGATCGGCACGGTCACCGCCGAGCCCGGCATCCCGACGATCATCAACCAGCGCTGCGAGGTGACGCTCGACCAGCGCGCGTTCACGCGCGAGCAGCTGCGCGACATGCTGGCCGACGTGAAGTCCGCCGCGGACCGGATCGCGGACGAGGACGGCGTGACCGTCGAGTGGAAGCGCATCTGGCAGATCGACCCGATCCCGTTCGACGAGACGCTGGTGGACCTCGCCGCGCAGGCCGTCGGCGAGGTCACGGGCGACGAGGACCCGCCGCGGCTGCCGTCGGGCGCGCTGCACGACGCCGCCGAGGTCGCCCGCCGCTACCCGACCGTGATGGTGTTCAGCTCCAGCATCGACGGCGTCAGCCACAACCCGACCGAGGACACCGCCGAGGACGACCTGCGCGTCGCGCTGCAGGCGTTCGGGCGCCTCTACGACTTGAGCGCGGGGATGATCTCCGCGCCGTAG
- a CDS encoding TIGR03842 family LLM class F420-dependent oxidoreductase: MLDFGVTVLPDPPYQRLVDLVVKAESLGFDSGWTYDSPILWQEPYPLITLLADRTSTMRIGMCVTNPVTREPAVTASAHATLQDISGGRMVMGIGRGDSAVRVMGRKPTPIAIFEQRCAMIRDFMNGRAVDWEGTEIQLQWAQGKPEIPLYVAAYGPRALGVAGRVADGVIIQLADPAIIEWTMATARRAAEEAGRDPAALRCLVCAPSKVTDDLAQARDEVRWFPAMVGNHVADIIRVHGETSDIPRELTDYIKQRDAYDYKDHSRVGAAHGSFVSDEICDRFTVIGSASQVVERLRGLEAIGVDEWIVYLMTEGQDETLEAYGAEIIPALKS, from the coding sequence GTGCTCGACTTCGGCGTCACGGTGCTGCCCGATCCTCCGTACCAGCGGCTCGTGGACCTGGTCGTCAAGGCCGAGTCGCTGGGCTTCGACAGCGGCTGGACGTACGACTCGCCGATCCTCTGGCAGGAGCCGTACCCGCTGATCACGCTGCTCGCCGACCGCACGTCGACGATGCGGATCGGCATGTGCGTGACCAACCCGGTCACGCGCGAGCCGGCGGTGACCGCGAGCGCCCACGCCACGCTGCAGGACATCTCCGGCGGCCGCATGGTGATGGGGATCGGCCGCGGGGACAGCGCCGTGCGCGTGATGGGGCGCAAGCCCACGCCGATCGCGATCTTCGAGCAGCGCTGCGCGATGATCCGGGACTTCATGAACGGGCGGGCGGTGGACTGGGAAGGCACCGAGATCCAGCTGCAGTGGGCGCAGGGCAAACCCGAGATCCCGCTCTACGTCGCCGCCTACGGGCCGCGCGCGCTCGGCGTCGCCGGGCGCGTGGCGGACGGCGTGATCATCCAGCTCGCCGACCCGGCGATCATCGAGTGGACGATGGCCACGGCGCGCCGGGCGGCCGAGGAGGCGGGACGCGATCCCGCCGCGCTGCGCTGCCTCGTGTGCGCGCCGTCGAAGGTCACCGACGACCTCGCGCAGGCGCGCGACGAGGTGCGCTGGTTCCCCGCGATGGTCGGCAACCACGTCGCGGACATCATCCGCGTGCACGGCGAGACGTCCGACATCCCGCGCGAGCTGACCGACTACATCAAGCAGCGCGACGCCTACGACTACAAGGACCACTCGCGCGTGGGCGCGGCGCACGGCTCGTTCGTCTCCGACGAGATCTGCGACCGGTTCACGGTGATCGGCTCGGCCTCCCAGGTCGTGGAGCGCCTGAGAGGCCTGGAGGCGATCGGCGTGGACGAGTGGATCGTCTACCTGATGACCGAGGGCCAGGACGAGACGCTCGAGGCCTACGGCGCGGAGATCATCCCCGCGCTCAAGTCGTAG
- a CDS encoding APC family permease: MAETITTHQAPFPSSRERPGRPGLRREIGFIGLLWASGGSIIGSGWLFGAQGALSIAGPAAVISWGIGAIAILLLALVHAELGAMYPVAGGTARFPHYTFGGAVGASFGWFSWLQAATVAPIEVMAVIQYSQHYSFAHDWMHVKNGQNVLTATGIVVAVLLMAALTAINFLGVRKLANTNSAATWWKVGVPVLTIIALAFAGLHFGNFHAADGFAPGGAAGVLAAVSTGGIVFALLGFEQADQLAGESHNPKRDIPRAVIGAIAIGAVIYILLQLVFLLALPASQIGISWASSPFTTFSGPFAELATLAGLGWLATILYIDAVVSPGGTGLIYTTGASRVSYGLSRNGYIPSAYETTDRRGVPWVGLLTAFVVGCVCFLPFPSWRSLVGLITSASVLMYAGAPLALGVLRAKVPDAERPYRLPAARVLGPAAFAVANLLILWSGWTTDWKLGVAILLGYVILTLNHVLRLNPVRPEFELRSAPWLPVYLVGLGLIVYLSDFGPLEHPIFPLWWDMAAVIIFSAGIYSWALRVALPEEKIRALIDRVPSA, encoded by the coding sequence ATGGCCGAGACGATCACCACCCACCAGGCACCCTTCCCGTCGTCCCGCGAGCGGCCCGGCCGTCCCGGGCTGCGACGCGAGATCGGGTTCATCGGCCTGCTGTGGGCGTCCGGCGGCTCGATCATCGGATCGGGGTGGCTGTTCGGCGCGCAGGGCGCGCTGTCGATCGCCGGCCCCGCCGCGGTCATCTCCTGGGGCATCGGGGCGATCGCGATCCTGCTGCTGGCGCTGGTGCACGCGGAGCTCGGCGCGATGTACCCGGTGGCGGGCGGCACGGCGCGGTTCCCGCACTACACGTTCGGCGGCGCGGTGGGCGCGTCGTTCGGCTGGTTCTCGTGGTTGCAGGCCGCGACGGTCGCGCCGATCGAGGTGATGGCGGTCATCCAGTACAGCCAGCACTACTCGTTCGCGCACGACTGGATGCACGTGAAAAACGGGCAGAACGTGCTGACCGCCACCGGGATCGTCGTCGCCGTGCTGCTGATGGCGGCGCTGACGGCCATCAACTTCCTCGGCGTCCGCAAGCTCGCCAACACCAACAGCGCGGCGACGTGGTGGAAGGTCGGCGTGCCCGTCCTGACGATCATCGCGCTGGCGTTCGCCGGGCTGCACTTCGGCAACTTCCACGCGGCCGACGGCTTCGCGCCCGGCGGTGCCGCGGGCGTGCTCGCCGCGGTGTCCACCGGCGGCATCGTGTTCGCCCTGCTGGGCTTCGAGCAGGCCGACCAGCTCGCGGGCGAGAGCCACAACCCCAAGCGCGACATCCCGCGCGCCGTGATCGGCGCGATCGCGATCGGCGCGGTCATCTACATCCTGCTGCAGCTCGTGTTCCTGCTCGCGCTGCCGGCCTCGCAGATCGGCATCAGCTGGGCGAGCTCGCCGTTCACGACCTTCAGCGGCCCGTTCGCCGAGCTGGCGACGCTCGCCGGGCTCGGCTGGCTGGCGACGATCCTCTACATCGACGCGGTCGTCTCCCCGGGCGGCACCGGCCTGATCTACACGACGGGCGCGTCGCGCGTGTCCTACGGGCTGAGCCGCAACGGGTACATCCCGAGCGCGTACGAGACCACCGACCGCCGCGGCGTGCCGTGGGTCGGGCTGCTCACCGCGTTCGTCGTCGGCTGCGTGTGCTTCCTCCCGTTCCCGTCGTGGCGCTCGCTCGTCGGCCTGATCACCAGCGCCAGCGTGCTGATGTACGCGGGCGCGCCGCTCGCGCTCGGCGTGCTCCGCGCCAAGGTGCCCGACGCCGAGCGGCCGTACCGGCTGCCCGCCGCGCGGGTGCTCGGCCCGGCGGCGTTCGCGGTCGCCAACCTGCTGATCCTGTGGTCGGGCTGGACCACCGACTGGAAGTTGGGCGTCGCGATCCTGCTCGGCTACGTGATCCTCACGCTCAACCACGTGCTGCGGCTGAACCCGGTGCGACCGGAGTTCGAGCTGCGCTCGGCGCCGTGGTTGCCGGTCTACCTGGTCGGCCTCGGGCTGATCGTCTACCTGAGCGACTTCGGGCCGCTCGAGCACCCGATCTTCCCGCTGTGGTGGGACATGGCCGCGGTGATCATCTTCAGCGCGGGCATCTACTCGTGGGCGCTGCGCGTGGCGCTGCCCGAGGAGAAGATCCGCGCGTTGATCGATCGAGTACCTTCCGCTTAG
- a CDS encoding sensor histidine kinase, producing MSSLAAWLHDGPVQNLIVADQELAAGDVERARTILRATIADLRGALADGPREPVPAGDDVLLSVARELLTNVTRHAEAHRVVLEVTDDGRGFAGAPAAGHLGLALVAERVRSAGGQLRIDSAPGAGTRVRVVIPTGRAASPPRRPPRGRRRPASRTGARGAS from the coding sequence ATGAGCTCGCTCGCCGCCTGGCTGCACGACGGACCGGTGCAGAACCTGATCGTGGCCGACCAGGAGCTGGCGGCCGGGGACGTCGAGCGGGCGCGCACGATCCTGCGCGCCACGATCGCCGACCTGCGCGGCGCGCTCGCGGACGGTCCGCGCGAGCCGGTTCCGGCCGGCGACGACGTGCTGCTCAGCGTCGCGCGCGAGCTGCTGACCAACGTCACCCGGCACGCGGAGGCGCACCGCGTGGTGCTCGAGGTCACCGACGACGGCCGCGGCTTCGCGGGGGCGCCCGCGGCCGGGCACCTCGGGCTGGCGCTGGTGGCCGAGCGCGTCCGCAGCGCGGGCGGTCAGCTGCGGATCGACTCCGCGCCGGGCGCGGGGACGCGCGTGCGGGTCGTCATTCCAACAGGCCGCGCCGCATCGCCTCCGCGACGGCCGCCGCGCGGTCGCCGACGCCCAGCTTCTCGTACAGGTGCGCGAGGTGCGTCTTGA